The genomic DNA ggcgcccgaaaGTCGATATTTGATCAGATCAAGATTTGACTGAATctaaacgttggggataaagttttatccccccagggcgcccggaaccctttgggccgccccgaccaaggttataaatatagccttggtccataagcttttcaacgaactcacgaattgtaattccaacacttgtgtgctttagtttagagttaagcttctgtttctgcgcttcattgttgtacgaggcttttCTGCCTGAATGAGTATTTAGTGctacatttgtcttggattaacaacctctccggttgtaaccaattaAATATcgtgtgcctcgtttttatgatttactttctgcttattttattttataagtgttagcttaagagttTGAGAATGGttaatttcatttttatatttGTAGATTAtctaaccccccttctagccagccgtcACGGTCCTACACTATCTTCTTAATTTTATAGACATATAAGAATCCAGAGTGAATTAACCGATAAATTAAAAATGCTAAGTTAATGGATCAAATCGGTAATACATCATGACGTCAATTCTTcaaatttttatattaatttttacaatttatttttttatttatgttatcgaatttaaattgaatatattaacaagatttttaaaaatatattaattttaatttgatacgATACAGAATTGTGTAGATATCTGGTTCAGTATGATGGTTTTAATTgaataaattttcataatttatctttTTATAAAATATATGGGAAGAGGGCCGTTAAAATAATATCATCCCTTTTATCATTACTATTAATTTATTGGAGTAAAAGATCATAATATGAATCATATACAGACAAATAAAGTTGCATTTTCATGTTACTGCAGACTAGATGTCATTTTCTTCTTTTGGACACTATAATCTCACAGTGGCCTTTAAAGATGCCAACTTGTCATCTgtggaagatttttttttctttttcttttattctctttctctcaaattgtcttattttatataattttaccaTTAGTTTTTTGGCATTTTCGAGGATTTAGATATAATTTAATTGTATGCACATATGAGAGCATAAATACATTAAAGAGGTTTACTCATTGATTTTGATTTGAAGTTTTTTATAATTCTTTCAGTGATTTTCATCCGAAACAGATGGATAGACTTATaccatttaaaaatttaaaaacttaatattttttaaatagcaGGAGTCGTAATAATTCATTAGTTATGGAATATAATTGGCATTGATTTTATAATAAGAttgtgataaattttatcaaatttttataaatttattatttttaattcataggTATAAATCAATTAAAGAGATTTACCAAGTAGtacattgatttttatttttattcaaaGTGATTTAAGATTACTTTATTTGGAAGagcgaaaattaaaattaagaaaaaatttctagAGTGAAAAAATTTTCGTTGTTtactttatttaaatttttaaatggaAGAGAAATGTAATCATCAACGGATAATTTTGAAacttcttaaaataattttcactaGAAAAAATGacgtatgtatttttttttatttagaaaattatattaCACGTGGATCTTCCTCTatcaagataaataaatataaataaaaaaaaatctttaccctttcttttctctccttcttaaaataatttttcactagattttttttttccctttctcatCCTCTTTAATTAGAGTAAAAAACGCATTAGAGCTTTGGTGTCCATCACTTTCATGAAAAGAAAGTGACAGAGTGAGAAAGAGCATATCTAAAATATAGATCTTGATTTTGGATGGTCGAATTAATGAAATGCCTACGTTGAAAGATTTTAGAGAGGGATTGTTCATAAGTGTAGGACTGTATAGCCATGTGGAGTAGAGGGGGTGTGCCCGTCCTCTCTCatgttttgttaaaaaaattaaaacaatataTTTGAAAATCTTCATCGTTTATTTGATTGGCCTATTTACCATTATTTGTTGTCGGAATTAAAATTGATTATATATTACCCCAAGTATAACACAGATAGTAAACATATGATATCTTTGGTATAATAGTTAGGATTGATTCTTAGAAACTGATGATTTGAAGTTTACCCCACCATATACTTGACGTCTGTATATTTACATATACCTCTCTCCATATCCGTAGGACTAACACTAAAAGAACCGTTAATGTAACGGATCTACATTGAAATTGATTACATATTTGAAAAGCCCACAACCTAAGCTATCTATTGGTACATATTTTTATTAGTAAATATCACaacttaaaatattaaatattaaattttaatatatatatatatatataataaatggaTGAATTAAATCGTAGGACGTGAAATGAGAtcactaaattaaaattgaattgagtttGAATTAAATCCAACAGATAGGTGCGGAGATAAAGATTACGTTGGTTTAAATCGAAATTGATTTGAAATTGATTTAGTCAAATTATTACCGAATCACGTTTAAGATTTAAATAAGTTTCatcaatttaaaatgaattaagatATTTTTTCATAAACattctatttcaattttttttctctcttttttattaCATTACAACCCCATTGTACCATATGTCACTCATTTGTCCATCCCTCATTTttattcttctcttcttttcttccctATTTGTttattctctttctcttctccaacgATAGTAaacatgtaattttttttttcctttctccttTTCTAAGCataagagttattttttttccttttctcttctccaacaAACAAGAGAAGCAGCATCAAGATAAGCGTTGAAGATTATAAATGATTTTTTTGACTTTGAGTTCTAGATAAATTTTGGGGATGAAGAATTATTATTTCAACTAAATCAAGactatagttaaaaaaaaaaaaaaaaaaaattaagttcatttcaactctctaaatttaaaattttaatttttagatagtgaaaataaatttatactaatatttaaatatttttaaaaccatttcCTCCTCCTTAAAAACACACAATTGTGAAATACGGAGAGAAGATAGACAAAACAGTCGAGAGACCTTGGAGATGGAGCTCCAACTTCTTCCCCCATCACTGTTATTAGCCTTCTTGTTCCTTCTCGCACTCAAATTCCTGCTCAAGAGTCGGCGGTCGGACTCCAAACTCAGACAAGTACTCTCACCGGAGCCGCCTCTGCCTCCCGGCCCCTGGCGGCTGCCCCTCGTCGGCCACCTCCACCACCTGGTCGGCAAGCCCGCCCACCGCTTGCTGCACGACCTCGCCGCCGTCCACGGCCCCGTCATGCTCCTCAAGGTCGGCCAGGTCGACGTCGTCGTCGTCTCCTCCACCGCAGCAGCAGAGGCCGTCGTAAAAACCCACGACGTGAACTGCGCCAACCGCCCGGAGGTCGCCGTCGCCCGCATCGTCGGCTACGGCTGCACCGACATCGCTTTCTCCTCCTACGGCCCCTACTGGCGCCAGATGAAGAAGGTTTGCATCGTCGAGATGCTCAGCGCGCGCCGTGTCAAGTCCTTCGCCGCCGTAAGGGAGCGCAACATACTCGACTTGACGAGGAACATGTCCACCGGATCTCCAGTCAACGTCAGCGAAAAATTCATGACCTTGAGCAGCAACATCATCACCGAATCCTCCGTCGGCAAGATATACGATGGCTTTCTCCCGGTGGTGAGGGAGTTGATGGAAACGCTCACCGGATTCAGCATCGTCGACTCCTTCCCGTCCTGGAAATTCCTAGACGTCATCACCGGAACAACCTCGCGGTTCTGGCAAATCCGACGACGGCTCGACAAAATCATGAATGAGATCATCAAGCACCACCAGACGGAGAAGAAGAGCAATCAATCAGAGGAGGACTTGATCGACGTGCTTCTGAGGATTAAAGAACAGGGCAACCTGGAAATCCCCATCACACTCGACAACGTCAAAGCCTGTATAGTGGTCTGAATCGACAATCAATTCTCATCCCCGTGCTGTATCTGAACTTCATACTAATCTGTAGATTACAGGATATGTTCGTGGGAGGCACGGATACCACGGCGACGACTCTGGAATGGGCGATGTCGGAGTTGATGAGGAATCCCGAGGTGATGAACAAAGCACAGATCGAGGTGAGGGAGGCGCTGAAAGGCAAGGCAAGAGTCGAAGACGGCGACGTGGAGAAGCTGAGCTACTTGAAGATGGTAATCAAGGAGACGCTGAGGCTGCACGCACCGATCCCGCTGCTGCTGCCGAGGATGGCAAAGCAGAGCTGCGAGGTGATGGGATTCAAGATTCCGGAAGAAAGCAGAGTGCTGATCAACGCGTGGGCCATGGGGAGGGACCCGGAGTACTGGGAGGACGCGGAGAGCTTCTGGCCGGAGAGGTTCGCCGGAATTGAGACGGACTACAAGGGGACGTACCTTgagtacgtgccgttcggcagcGGGAGGAGGTTATGCCCGGGGTACCAGTTCGCCATGGCCACCATGGAACTGGCGTTGGCGCAGATGCTCCTCTGCTTCGACTGGGAGCTGCCTGGCGGGATGAGGCCGGAGGAGCTGAACATGGAGGAGATGTCTGGGTCGACGGCGTCCAGGAAATCGGCCCTGT from Zingiber officinale cultivar Zhangliang chromosome 4A, Zo_v1.1, whole genome shotgun sequence includes the following:
- the LOC121969262 gene encoding premnaspirodiene oxygenase-like: MELQLLPPSLLLAFLFLLALKFLLKSRRSDSKLRQVLSPEPPLPPGPWRLPLVGHLHHLVGKPAHRLLHDLAAVHGPVMLLKVGQVDVVVVSSTAAAEAVVKTHDVNCANRPEVAVARIVGYGCTDIAFSSYGPYWRQMKKVCIVEMLSARRVKSFAAVRERNILDLTRNMSTGSPVNVSEKFMTLSSNIITESSVGKIYDGFLPVVRELMETLTGFSIVDSFPSWKFLDVITGTTSRFWQIRRRLDKIMNEIIKHHQTEKKSNQSEEDLIDVLLRIKEQGNLEIPITLDNVKACIVDMFVGGTDTTATTLEWAMSELMRNPEVMNKAQIEVREALKGKARVEDGDVEKLSYLKMVIKETLRLHAPIPLLLPRMAKQSCEVMGFKIPEESRVLINAWAMGRDPEYWEDAESFWPERFAGIETDYKGTYLEYVPFGSGRRLCPGYQFAMATMELALAQMLLCFDWELPGGMRPEELNMEEMSGSTASRKSALWLIATPRFPPPA